AATCTTCTGAATTAATGACTCATTCACTTGGTGATAAGACTTTAGAAAATACTGAGTGAAATGTCGTCTCTGGGTTACAGTACTTTTCAGCAGTTCCACAGTATTTGCAACaacacaaacaagcaaaattaaTATTCTCTGTATTAACACTAACTTTAATACTTTGTTAACCAGATTTCAGCATGGCTTAGAAGCATATCTTTGCCTACATTCTCAAGCAGCTTTCGTACCTGACTGAAGGCAAACTGTTGTTGTGTTACTCCGATTGACGTGTGACTAAAGGTGCTGACAGATTTGGAAGAGGATGCTGGAAGACGATGCGACGAACTGACGGGAACTTGAGTTCTGTTCTGCGTGAGTTGATCTCCAGTAAAGTTTCCTCCTGATGCGACAGACTGAACTGATGGTCCCAAGCTAGGATGTACTGAACCAGAAGAACTTGCAACAGCAAATCGATTAGAAGCTGACATATTTGAGACTGTAGACTGCCCGGGTGACATCGTAGTAAAACTCGATCTACCTTGAGAAACATTAGCTTGACTGGGTGACAAATGCACCACCGTTGGTGATGCCTGCTGCAGTGGCACCTGTCCACCAACAATTTGTGAAGTTCCATGATTTACTATAACTTGGTTTCCAGGAGCTGTGAATGTCTGGCCAGAAACAAGCTGAACAGCTGTGTTCTGATTATTCAGCATCTGTCCTGAATATGACTGGTTGGCTCTCAGCATGTTTGTAGAGTTCCTGTTGAGCATTACATGCTCAGCAGACACTTGGCTAGGAACCAGCTGGGAAGGCTGAGTCTGAAGAAGTTGTCCATTTATGGCCTGGACATGATGAACTGAATTAGAATTAACAGACAAACTTGTAGGTATGAGAAACTGGTTTTGAGGTGTGTGAGGCTGTCCCATAGGAGAATGGATAACAATACTACCTCCGGCATTGCTAACTGTCTGAGGTGTAACtgattttcttgtattttgttGATTAACAATATTAACAGACATATGAGGACCAACTACTGAACTCTGAGGTGAGTTTGCAGAAGCAAACGGAATCCCTTGCTGTACGTGATGTTGCTGTATTCCCAAGTTATTCACATTGTAAGCAGTCTGCTGACCCATCTGGATAGGCTTTGGTTGGATATTAACAGGAACTTTGTTAGAGTTCGGTGCCAAACCCCTTTGAATGATGATATTATGGACAGGCAACGACGTCTGAAAATTTGTGCTGTTAAATGGAACTGTTACAGGTTGTGCTACTGGACTTGAATTTGAGTTACCAAACAGTGAGTTACCATTTGGAGTTTGTCTATGAACCAAGAGGCCACTACTCATGTTTGCAGGCGTTTGTTGACCATTGCCTTTCAGTATTATCTGAGATCCATCAAGGTTATTAATGGTCATCATGGAAGGTTGATTACTAAATGAACCAATTAGCTGTATCTGCCCAGAACCACTAATCTGGCTGCTATTAGACAAATGCTGGCTGGGAACACTAATTCCGACATGTTGCATAAAGCCATGTTGCACACCGACTGTATTGCTTGCAAAAGATGCTCCAACAGGTTGCTGTACCACTTGAGTGACTCCTATAGGTTGCAACGTCTGACCTGAGTAATTAGAAACATTAGAAGCCTGAGTAAAGGATGCTGATGAAGAAGGATGAAGCTGAGCTTGTGCAAACTGTTGGCTAGAACCTACACTGGCATCCAAATACGCCTCTTCTGCCAAAGTCTGTTCAGTAATATTGGCCTCCTGCAAGGACTTCTGAAGAATATCAAAAGGCTGATCCTCAGTAAGATCAGGTAAAGGAGAAGATACAAGTTCATCTTCAAGAAACTGAAGGCTACTGGACAGCTGCAGTCCATCACTAGGCCCCTCTCCAAGCTGACCGCTTACACCTTTTACAGACGACTTAGGATCAGtgttctgaaatgcaaaacaagaaattaatcATTTTCAGAAATCCCAAGCTCTATCTTGTTTCCCCATTAAGCTTTTTTTCATGCAAgact
The DNA window shown above is from Grus americana isolate bGruAme1 chromosome 3, bGruAme1.mat, whole genome shotgun sequence and carries:
- the BICRAL gene encoding BRD4-interacting chromatin-remodeling complex-associated protein-like isoform X3; its protein translation is MDDDDDESCLLDLIGDPQALNYFLHGPSSKSSNEDLTNAEYSVANSNSIFANSNNTDPKSSVKGVSGQLGEGPSDGLQLSSSLQFLEDELVSSPLPDLTEDQPFDILQKSLQEANITEQTLAEEAYLDASVGSSQQFAQAQLHPSSSASFTQASNVSNYSGQTLQPIGVTQVVQQPVGASFASNTVGVQHGFMQHVGISVPSQHLSNSSQISGSGQIQLIGSFSNQPSMMTINNLDGSQIILKGNGQQTPANMSSGLLVHRQTPNGNSLFGNSNSSPVAQPVTVPFNSTNFQTSLPVHNIIIQRGLAPNSNKVPVNIQPKPIQMGQQTAYNVNNLGIQQHHVQQGIPFASANSPQSSVVGPHMSVNIVNQQNTRKSVTPQTVSNAGGSIVIHSPMGQPHTPQNQFLIPTSLSVNSNSVHHVQAINGQLLQTQPSQLVPSQVSAEHVMLNRNSTNMLRANQSYSGQMLNNQNTAVQLVSGQTFTAPGNQVIVNHGTSQIVGGQVPLQQASPTVVHLSPSQANVSQGRSSFTTMSPGQSTVSNMSASNRFAVASSSGSVHPSLGPSVQSVASGGNFTGDQLTQNRTQVPVSSSHRLPASSSKSVSTFSHTSIGVTQQQFAFSQKKAVSQTSPVSASKTQDSLRQPQLTSLLSNTLSGQDSGGKIIQQSLGTAQPQEKVIGSSSVQQSIQVDGHLVGQKRPAAKQLTKGAFILQQLQKDQVHAVTPDKSRFRSLNDAVQRLLSYHVCQGSLPTEEDLRKVDSEFESVATQLLKRTQSMLNKYRCLLIEDAMRINPSAEMVMIDRMFNQEERASLTRDKRLALVDPDGYQADFCCSAKQFDKTAEEAQSSKSDHQSSKTLASRSQTTKTQARDRPKSSSTESTNHSKHPLVPNNVLTPQEGIASTKKSESLTKALKFEKANCSSESQYTALCEEKMAGKDLAKSTENSSSSEDLSKTVSRGSHGTHNKISRNTVQSFSKVTCNNSLQDKTLRSSPKNEVLHPDNRKGSGEPQQDLLLSKSLETTFKNILELKKAGRQPQNEATSSGSVELEFPNFSPIASQENCLEKFIPDHSEGVVETDSILEAAVNSILEC
- the BICRAL gene encoding BRD4-interacting chromatin-remodeling complex-associated protein-like isoform X2, which codes for MIKFSSTADFKHFVMDDDDDESCLLDLIGDPQALNYFLHGPSSKSSNEDLTNAEYSVANSNSIFANSNNTDPKSSVKGVSGQLGEGPSDGLQLSSSLQFLEDELVSSPLPDLTEDQPFDILQKSLQEANITEQTLAEEAYLDASVGSSQQFAQAQLHPSSSASFTQASNVSNYSGQTLQPIGVTQVVQQPVGASFASNTVGVQHGFMQHVGISVPSQHLSNSSQISGSGQIQLIGSFSNQPSMMTINNLDGSQIILKGNGQQTPANMSSGLLVHRQTPNGNSLFGNSNSSPVAQPVTVPFNSTNFQTSLPVHNIIIQRGLAPNSNKVPVNIQPKPIQMGQQTAYNVNNLGIQQHHVQQGIPFASANSPQSSVVGPHMSVNIVNQQNTRKSVTPQTVSNAGGSIVIHSPMGQPHTPQNQFLIPTSLSVNSNSVHHVQAINGQLLQTQPSQLVPSQVSAEHVMLNRNSTNMLRANQSYSGQMLNNQNTAVQLVSGQTFTAPGNQVIVNHGTSQIVGGQVPLQQASPTVVHLSPSQANVSQGRSSFTTMSPGQSTVSNMSASNRFAVASSSGSVHPSLGPSVQSVASGGNFTGDQLTQNRTQVPVSSSHRLPASSSKSVSTFSHTSIGVTQQQFAFSQKKAVSQTSPVSASKTQDSLRQPQLTSLLSNTLSGQDSGGKIIQQSLGTAQPQEKVIGSSSVQQSIQVDGHLVGQKRPAAKQLTKGAFILQQLQKDQVHAVTPDKSRFRSLNDAVQRLLSYHVCQGSLPTEEDLRKVDSEFESVATQLLKRTQSMLNKYRCLLIEDAMRINPSAEMVMIDRMFNQEERASLTRDKRLALVDPDGYQADFCCSAKQFDKTAEEAQSSKSDHQSSKTLASRSQTTKTQARDRPKSSSTESTNHSKHPLVPNNVLTPQEGIASTKKSESLTKALKFEKANCSSESQYTALCEEKMAGKDLAKSTENSSSSEDLSKTVSRGSHGTHNKISRNTVQSFSKVTCNNSLQDKTLRSSPKNEVLHPDNRKGSGEPQQDLLLSKSLETTFKNILELKKAGRQPQNEATSSGSVELEFPNFSPIASQENCLEKFIPDHSEGVVETDSILEAAVNSILEC